A portion of the Tenacibaculum todarodis genome contains these proteins:
- a CDS encoding o-succinylbenzoate synthase → MTGKIKNLITATYKKYILNFKNPSGTSRGILRTKETWFIILKKDGKTGIGETGLFRGLSIDDIPNYEEKLQWICKKINQGLEKLLPQIVDFPSIQFGLEQAFLSLESNDSFNLFPSEFTNGKAAIPINGLVWMGDKSFMKTQIKEKLKTGFTCIKMKIGAIDFNTEIELLKSIRKEFSAKEIELRVDANGAFKPNEALTKLQQLSALELHSIEQPIKQGQWQEMAGLCEKTPLPIALDEELIGVFSSKEKEKCITTIKPQYIILKPSLVGGFAGSKEWINIAEKQHINNWITSALESNVGLNAIAQFTYTLQNKLPQGLGTGSLFTNNFESPLEVKSGTLQYNPTVNWNFNL, encoded by the coding sequence ATGACAGGAAAAATAAAAAATTTGATAACAGCAACCTACAAAAAATACATTCTCAATTTTAAAAATCCAAGCGGAACATCACGCGGAATTTTAAGAACCAAAGAAACCTGGTTTATCATTTTAAAAAAAGATGGTAAAACAGGAATTGGAGAAACTGGTCTATTTAGAGGTTTAAGTATAGACGATATTCCAAATTACGAAGAAAAACTACAATGGATTTGTAAGAAGATCAACCAAGGTTTAGAAAAATTATTACCACAAATAGTTGACTTTCCATCAATACAATTCGGATTAGAGCAAGCCTTTTTATCCTTAGAAAGTAATGATTCTTTTAATTTATTTCCATCGGAATTTACAAATGGAAAAGCGGCAATTCCAATAAATGGTTTAGTTTGGATGGGCGATAAATCTTTTATGAAAACCCAAATAAAAGAAAAGCTAAAAACTGGATTTACTTGTATAAAAATGAAAATTGGTGCAATCGATTTTAATACTGAAATAGAACTATTAAAATCAATTAGAAAAGAATTTTCAGCAAAAGAAATTGAACTAAGAGTAGATGCAAACGGTGCTTTTAAACCTAACGAAGCCTTAACTAAATTACAGCAATTATCAGCATTGGAACTTCATTCAATAGAACAACCTATAAAACAAGGTCAATGGCAAGAAATGGCAGGTTTATGCGAAAAAACACCGTTGCCAATCGCTTTAGATGAAGAGTTAATTGGTGTGTTTTCTTCTAAAGAAAAAGAAAAATGTATTACTACAATTAAACCACAATATATTATATTGAAACCAAGTTTGGTTGGTGGTTTTGCTGGTAGTAAAGAGTGGATTAATATAGCAGAAAAACAACATATAAATAATTGGATAACATCCGCTTTAGAAAGCAATGTTGGTTTAAATGCAATTGCGCAATTTACTTACACTTTGCAAAATAAATTACCACAAGGTTTAGGAACTGGAAGTTTATTTACCAATAATTTTGAAAGTCCGTTAGAAGTAAAAAGCGGAACATTACAATATAATCCAACTGTAAATTGGAACTTTAATTTATAA
- a CDS encoding CPBP family intramembrane glutamic endopeptidase yields MNFIQQAYKGENSWLTYVGTILLVIFGWQIIGILPLLAVAVTHSADMNEFSRAAENSFMGLGINSSLYLFLLIFTFAMGLLFLFLGIKYVHKRSFTSLVTSRNSIDWKRFWFGFITWGILAGLMIVVGLFLTPENYTWNFKAVPFFILLAVSLLFLPFQTSFEELLFRGYFMQSLGILVKNRWFPLIFTSVVFGLMHGANPEIDKLGYVAFVFYIGTGLLYGITTLMDEGTELALGLHAVNNIVAAFFVTTDWTVFQTDALYIDTSEPSVGWEMFFPVFVLYPLLLFVFSKKYGWTNWKENLFGKIEKPKENLQNDQYSLIEDTY; encoded by the coding sequence ATGAATTTCATTCAACAAGCATACAAAGGAGAAAATAGTTGGTTAACCTACGTTGGTACAATTTTATTGGTAATTTTTGGTTGGCAAATAATTGGTATTCTACCTTTATTAGCTGTAGCTGTTACACATTCTGCCGATATGAATGAGTTTAGTCGTGCAGCCGAAAACAGTTTTATGGGCTTAGGAATTAACAGTTCGCTGTATTTATTTTTGTTGATTTTTACCTTTGCAATGGGGTTATTATTTCTGTTTTTAGGTATAAAATATGTGCACAAACGTAGTTTTACATCTTTAGTAACAAGTAGAAATAGCATAGATTGGAAACGTTTTTGGTTCGGATTTATAACTTGGGGAATTTTAGCCGGTTTAATGATAGTTGTAGGTTTATTTTTAACACCAGAAAATTATACCTGGAATTTTAAAGCAGTTCCGTTTTTTATATTATTAGCTGTTTCGTTGTTGTTTTTGCCCTTTCAAACAAGTTTCGAAGAATTGTTGTTTAGAGGTTATTTTATGCAAAGTTTAGGGATTTTGGTTAAGAATAGATGGTTCCCTTTAATCTTTACTTCGGTAGTTTTTGGATTAATGCATGGAGCAAATCCAGAGATTGATAAGTTAGGTTACGTTGCATTTGTTTTTTATATAGGAACTGGACTTTTATACGGAATAACAACATTAATGGATGAAGGAACAGAGTTGGCGCTAGGTTTACATGCGGTAAATAATATTGTAGCAGCATTTTTTGTAACTACAGATTGGACGGTTTTTCAAACCGATGCTTTGTATATTGATACTTCTGAGCCTTCAGTAGGTTGGGAAATGTTTTTTCCTGTTTTTGTTTTGTATCCATTATTATTGTTTGTCTTTTCAAAAAAATATGGGTGGACAAATTGGAAAGAAAACCTATTTGGTAAAATAGAAAAGCCAAAAGAAAATTTACAAAATGACCAATATAGTTTAATTGAAGATACTTATTAA
- a CDS encoding (Fe-S)-binding protein, with the protein MEYLPNIFFALILIAGLGFFASNVRKLIRNIKLGKDINRSDNQPARWKNMAKIALGQYKMVRRPVSGILHVVVYLGFIIINIEVLEIIIDGLFGTHRVFSGVLGDGLYGFLIGTFEILAALVFIAVVVFWWRRNITQIKRFFNKEMKGWPKNDGNIILYFEMVLMSLFIIMNATDVPFQQAGIGNPISQFVAPWFSGFSPEALHTIEKGAWWIHIIGILIFLNYLYYSKHLHILLAFPNTFYAKLKPKGQLDNLASVTSEVKMMMDPDADPYAAPAEGAEDEVPEKFGASDVTDLNWVQLMNAYTCTECGRCTSACPANLTGKELSPRKIMMDTRDRLEEVGKNIDANGGTFVDDGKQLLNDYISPEELWACTSCNACVQECPVNIDPLSIIMDMRRYLVMEESAAPQELNMMMTNIENNGAPWQYSQQDRLNWKDEE; encoded by the coding sequence ATGGAATATTTACCAAATATCTTTTTTGCACTAATTTTAATTGCAGGATTAGGCTTTTTTGCATCAAACGTTCGTAAACTAATTAGAAATATAAAATTAGGTAAGGACATAAATAGAAGTGATAATCAACCAGCACGTTGGAAAAACATGGCTAAAATTGCTTTGGGGCAATACAAAATGGTACGTAGACCAGTTTCTGGAATACTGCACGTTGTTGTTTATTTAGGTTTTATAATTATTAATATTGAAGTTTTAGAAATAATAATAGATGGTTTATTTGGAACTCACAGGGTTTTTTCTGGAGTTTTAGGTGATGGTTTATATGGTTTTTTAATAGGGACTTTTGAAATTTTAGCAGCCTTAGTTTTTATTGCTGTTGTAGTTTTTTGGTGGAGAAGAAATATTACTCAAATCAAAAGATTTTTCAATAAAGAGATGAAAGGTTGGCCAAAGAATGATGGAAATATCATCTTGTATTTCGAAATGGTTTTAATGTCTTTATTCATTATTATGAATGCTACAGATGTTCCTTTTCAGCAAGCTGGAATTGGAAATCCAATTAGTCAATTTGTAGCGCCATGGTTTTCTGGATTTTCTCCAGAAGCATTACATACAATAGAAAAAGGAGCTTGGTGGATTCACATAATCGGAATTTTAATATTCCTTAATTACTTGTATTATTCAAAACACTTACACATATTATTAGCGTTTCCAAATACTTTTTATGCAAAACTAAAGCCAAAAGGTCAGTTAGATAATTTAGCTTCAGTTACTTCAGAAGTAAAAATGATGATGGATCCAGATGCAGATCCTTACGCTGCACCAGCAGAAGGAGCAGAAGATGAAGTACCAGAAAAATTTGGAGCTTCAGATGTAACCGATTTAAATTGGGTACAGTTAATGAACGCTTATACATGTACAGAATGTGGACGTTGTACATCAGCTTGTCCTGCAAACTTAACAGGTAAAGAATTGTCTCCTCGTAAAATTATGATGGACACAAGAGATCGTTTGGAAGAGGTTGGTAAAAATATCGATGCTAATGGAGGAACCTTTGTAGACGACGGAAAACAATTATTAAACGATTATATTTCTCCAGAGGAACTTTGGGCGTGTACAAGTTGTAATGCTTGTGTGCAAGAATGTCCCGTAAATATAGATCCATTATCAATAATTATGGATATGAGAAGATATTTAGTAATGGAAGAATCTGCTGCTCCGCAGGAATTAAATATGATGATGACAAACATAGAGAACAACGGAGCACCTTGGCAATACAGTCAACAAGACAGATTAAACTGGAAAGACGAAGAATAA
- a CDS encoding four helix bundle protein: protein MVRSADSVGANISEGFGRFHYKDRLKFIYYSRGSLYETKTWLKKSKNRQLIEEELSNSLLKELDILGVKVNNYINVLRKNINKEQTNYNK from the coding sequence ATGGTTCGCTCCGCAGATAGTGTTGGAGCAAATATTTCGGAAGGTTTTGGTCGATTTCACTATAAAGACAGATTAAAATTTATTTATTATTCAAGAGGTTCTTTATATGAGACAAAAACGTGGTTAAAAAAATCCAAAAATAGACAGTTGATTGAAGAAGAGCTTTCAAACAGTTTATTAAAAGAATTAGATATTTTAGGAGTAAAGGTCAATAATTACATTAATGTTTTAAGAAAAAACATAAACAAGGAACAAACTAATTACAACAAATAA
- a CDS encoding (Fe-S)-binding protein — protein MNVPTMAEMMAQGKQPEVLFWVGAAGSYDDRAKKITRAFVKILQQANVDFAVLGTEESSTGDAAKRAGNEFLFQMQAMMNIEVLNGYEVKTIVTCDPHSFNTFKNEYPSLGGKYEVFHHTQFIKKLIDEGRLTVDDTNLKGKRLTYHDPCYLGRANDVYESPRDLIRRLGVNLTEMKRNKSTALCCGAGGAQMFKEPEKGDKDINVLRTEDALETKPQIIATGCPYCNTMMTDGVKFKEKESQVKVQDIAELIAEANNL, from the coding sequence ATGAACGTACCAACAATGGCAGAAATGATGGCTCAAGGAAAACAACCAGAAGTGTTGTTTTGGGTTGGAGCTGCAGGAAGTTATGACGATAGAGCTAAGAAAATAACACGTGCTTTTGTAAAAATTTTACAACAAGCTAATGTAGATTTTGCTGTTCTTGGAACCGAAGAAAGTTCTACAGGAGATGCTGCAAAAAGGGCAGGAAACGAGTTTTTGTTTCAAATGCAGGCAATGATGAATATTGAAGTGTTAAATGGTTATGAAGTAAAAACAATTGTTACTTGCGATCCGCATTCATTCAATACTTTTAAAAACGAATATCCGTCTTTAGGAGGTAAATATGAAGTTTTTCATCATACACAATTCATAAAAAAACTAATTGACGAAGGTCGTTTAACGGTTGATGATACTAATTTAAAAGGAAAACGATTAACGTATCATGATCCTTGTTATTTAGGACGTGCAAATGATGTTTATGAATCTCCACGTGATTTAATTCGTCGTTTAGGAGTTAATTTAACAGAAATGAAACGTAATAAATCTACAGCTTTATGTTGTGGAGCAGGTGGAGCGCAAATGTTTAAAGAGCCAGAAAAAGGCGATAAAGACATTAACGTTTTACGTACAGAAGATGCGTTAGAAACAAAGCCACAAATTATTGCAACAGGTTGTCCTTATTGTAATACTATGATGACGGATGGAGTTAAATTTAAGGAAAAAGAAAGCCAAGTTAAAGTACAAGACATTGCAGAATTAATTGCCGAAGCAAATAATTTATAA
- a CDS encoding SRPBCC family protein, which produces MKAIKIILGIIIALTVVFLATGLVVKETKYTAEIEVNKPINEVFALFDNPETLKDWMPEVQSIEPIEVRAGKIGSSYKMLIESQGQTMEMTEKIMSHVLNEKMTFQFDSDQMIKTDDFNFIANGNKTKIVQYCTVEAKSYIMSCMFPYFKSALQTQSVSYMNRFKELAEK; this is translated from the coding sequence ATGAAAGCAATAAAAATTATCCTCGGAATCATAATCGCACTAACTGTAGTCTTTTTAGCAACAGGTTTGGTGGTAAAAGAAACTAAATACACAGCAGAAATTGAGGTTAATAAACCAATTAACGAAGTTTTTGCATTGTTCGATAATCCAGAAACATTAAAAGATTGGATGCCAGAAGTACAATCGATTGAACCAATAGAAGTTAGAGCAGGTAAAATTGGAAGTAGTTATAAAATGTTAATTGAAAGTCAAGGACAAACCATGGAAATGACAGAGAAAATAATGTCTCATGTTCTTAATGAAAAAATGACATTTCAATTCGATTCTGATCAAATGATTAAAACAGACGATTTTAATTTTATAGCAAATGGTAATAAGACTAAAATCGTGCAATACTGTACTGTGGAGGCAAAAAGCTATATAATGTCTTGCATGTTTCCTTATTTTAAATCGGCTTTACAAACGCAAAGTGTTAGTTATATGAACCGTTTTAAAGAGCTTGCAGAAAAGTAA
- a CDS encoding MlaD family protein: MSRELKTGIVAVVIIGLLIWGYNFLKGQDLFKGDSRHFFVEYNSIQGLNEASLVTINGLQVGRVSKIKFNDKPEKRGGLLVRFTLENDFVFSKQSIVRIYSPSPLGGSNLAILPSYEGGNAMSGDTLKGEIESSLFTSIGERLDPIQQKLDQVLEGADSLLVGLNQVLDKKSRKSLNRSILGLEYTVSDVRKTLKGVNTILEDNQDNLAATLTNAKTITDNFSQVSKDLAEANLSETIKEFETTLANVNGLLANMKDGKGTLGKLMTDDKMYNNLTNASKEMEELLREMKLNPKRFVHFSLFGKKAKPYNEENNKENTSNK, translated from the coding sequence ATGTCTAGAGAACTCAAAACAGGAATTGTTGCAGTTGTTATCATTGGTCTCTTAATTTGGGGATACAATTTCCTTAAGGGACAAGATTTGTTTAAAGGTGATTCTCGTCACTTTTTTGTAGAGTATAACAGTATTCAAGGCCTTAATGAAGCTAGTTTGGTTACCATAAATGGTTTGCAAGTTGGTCGTGTAAGTAAAATAAAATTTAACGATAAGCCAGAAAAAAGAGGAGGACTCTTAGTTCGGTTTACTTTAGAAAACGATTTCGTATTTTCAAAACAAAGTATTGTAAGAATATATTCTCCAAGCCCTTTAGGAGGTTCAAATTTAGCTATTTTACCAAGTTATGAAGGTGGTAATGCAATGTCTGGAGATACTCTTAAAGGAGAAATTGAATCAAGTTTATTCACTTCAATTGGTGAAAGATTAGACCCAATTCAACAAAAATTAGATCAAGTTTTAGAAGGAGCAGACTCTCTATTAGTAGGTTTAAATCAAGTCTTAGATAAAAAATCACGTAAAAGTTTAAATCGTAGTATTTTAGGATTAGAGTATACTGTTTCTGATGTAAGAAAAACATTAAAAGGGGTAAATACTATTTTAGAAGATAATCAAGACAATTTAGCAGCTACATTAACAAACGCAAAAACAATAACCGATAATTTTTCTCAAGTCTCCAAAGATTTAGCGGAAGCTAATTTAAGTGAAACGATAAAAGAATTTGAAACAACATTGGCAAATGTAAACGGTTTACTTGCTAATATGAAGGATGGTAAAGGTACGTTAGGAAAGCTAATGACAGACGATAAAATGTACAATAACCTTACCAATGCTTCTAAAGAAATGGAAGAATTATTAAGAGAAATGAAGTTAAATCCTAAAAGATTTGTTCATTTTTCGCTCTTCGGTAAAAAAGCAAAACCTTACAACGAAGAAAATAACAAAGAAAACACAAGTAATAAATAG
- a CDS encoding AMP-binding protein encodes MNKNNFHKNFKLNGKSFTSVNELLSYVRINESASYSFLFNWFSSDEIPVQTSGSTGKPKVIQLKKEFMLNSALATGDFFELFENTTALLCLSPGYIAGKMMLVRALTLGWQLDIVAPTSKVNINKEYNFSAMVPMQVQNSLLELHKIKKLIVGGGVVSKELQMNMQHIKTEVFATYGMTETITHIAVKKLNNFSLLRGTRQSFYQVLPKVKIYIDARNCLVIQAPKVSKELVVTNDVVQLVSENQFEWLGRFDNVINSGGIKLHPEKIEEKLSEIITQRFFVAGIPDSTLGEKLILVIENNVTSNEVEKSLLFKIKNLDSLSKYEVPKEIYFVDTFIETETKKIQRTKTLDLIVFN; translated from the coding sequence ATGAATAAAAATAATTTTCATAAAAATTTTAAGTTAAACGGAAAATCATTTACTTCTGTAAATGAACTCCTATCTTATGTGAGAATTAATGAATCTGCATCCTATTCATTTTTATTTAATTGGTTTTCTTCAGATGAAATTCCTGTACAAACTTCAGGTTCTACAGGTAAACCGAAAGTAATTCAGTTGAAAAAAGAGTTTATGTTAAACTCAGCTTTAGCTACTGGTGATTTCTTTGAGTTATTTGAAAATACAACTGCTTTATTGTGTTTGTCTCCAGGTTATATTGCTGGAAAAATGATGTTGGTTAGAGCTTTAACTTTAGGTTGGCAATTGGATATTGTAGCGCCAACTTCCAAAGTTAATATTAATAAAGAATATAATTTTTCTGCAATGGTACCAATGCAGGTTCAAAACTCTTTACTTGAGTTGCATAAAATTAAAAAACTAATTGTTGGTGGTGGCGTTGTTTCAAAAGAACTACAAATGAATATGCAGCATATAAAAACTGAAGTTTTTGCTACGTATGGAATGACAGAAACAATTACACATATAGCGGTAAAAAAGCTAAATAACTTTTCGTTATTGCGAGGAACGAGGCAATCTTTTTATCAAGTTCTCCCAAAAGTTAAAATTTACATTGACGCAAGAAACTGTTTAGTTATTCAAGCTCCAAAAGTATCGAAAGAATTGGTTGTTACAAATGATGTTGTTCAGTTAGTTTCTGAAAATCAATTTGAATGGCTAGGGCGTTTTGATAACGTAATCAATTCAGGCGGAATTAAATTGCATCCAGAGAAAATAGAGGAAAAGCTATCAGAAATTATTACCCAACGTTTTTTTGTAGCTGGAATCCCAGATTCAACTTTAGGAGAAAAATTAATTCTTGTTATTGAAAATAATGTCACTTCGAACGAAGTAGAGAAGTCTTTATTATTTAAAATAAAAAATCTAGATTCGCTCTCAAAATATGAAGTTCCTAAAGAAATTTATTTTGTAGATACATTTATAGAAACTGAAACAAAAAAAATCCAACGTACTAAAACATTGGATTTAATTGTATTTAACTGA
- a CDS encoding YebC/PmpR family DNA-binding transcriptional regulator encodes MGRAFEFRKARKMKRWSAMAKTFTRIGKDIVMAVKEGGPNPDSNSRLRAVMQNAKAANMPKDNVERAIKKATDKDTANYKEVLFEGYAPHGIAILLETATDNNNRTVANVRAAFNKCDGNLGTSGSVVFMFDHTCNFTVKKEDITVDMEELELELIDFEVEEIFDDEEGIIIYAPFEQFGAIQSFFEENEVEILSSGFERIPTTTTTVTEEQQADVEKLLEKLEEDDDVQNVYHSMAN; translated from the coding sequence ATGGGAAGAGCATTCGAATTTAGGAAAGCAAGAAAAATGAAACGTTGGTCGGCAATGGCAAAGACATTTACTAGAATTGGTAAAGACATTGTTATGGCTGTTAAAGAAGGTGGCCCAAATCCAGACTCAAACTCGCGCTTAAGAGCAGTTATGCAAAACGCAAAAGCTGCAAACATGCCAAAAGACAATGTTGAACGCGCCATTAAAAAAGCAACCGATAAAGACACAGCAAATTATAAAGAAGTTTTGTTTGAAGGTTATGCTCCACACGGAATTGCAATACTTTTAGAAACTGCCACAGACAATAACAATAGAACCGTTGCCAACGTAAGAGCCGCATTTAACAAATGTGATGGAAACTTAGGAACCTCTGGATCTGTAGTTTTTATGTTTGATCACACTTGTAACTTCACCGTAAAAAAGGAGGATATTACTGTTGATATGGAAGAATTAGAACTAGAATTAATTGACTTTGAAGTTGAAGAAATTTTTGACGATGAAGAAGGTATAATTATCTATGCTCCGTTTGAACAATTTGGCGCAATACAATCTTTCTTTGAAGAAAATGAAGTTGAAATATTATCTTCTGGATTTGAAAGAATACCAACCACAACAACAACAGTTACGGAAGAACAACAAGCAGATGTAGAAAAATTATTAGAAAAATTAGAAGAAGATGATGATGTGCAAAATGTGTATCATTCTATGGCCAACTAA
- the menA gene encoding 1,4-dihydroxy-2-naphthoate octaprenyltransferase yields MLKNYIKAARLRTLPLSVSGIITGAFLANFLTSGEKNYAIFFLAILTTIGFQVLSNFANDYGDGIKGTDDNREGEVRMVSSGAITPKQMKRAMVVTAVLSLFVALLLIFVSFGKENFGYSVLFFVLGIASIVAAIKYTVGNSAYGYSGFGDVFVFIFFGVVATVGTYFLYTKQLNYEIFLPAISVGLLSTAVLNLNNMRDRINDAKVGKNTLVVKIGSQKAKTYHYFLIVGALVSAVIYTFLNYKSPLQFLFLIAFIPLILNMITVGKNIIHSELDSELKKVALSTFLFAILFGLGQVM; encoded by the coding sequence ATGCTAAAAAATTACATAAAAGCCGCACGTTTAAGAACCTTACCACTTTCGGTTTCTGGAATTATTACAGGGGCTTTTTTGGCTAACTTTTTAACTTCAGGTGAAAAAAACTACGCAATATTCTTTTTAGCAATCCTAACCACAATCGGTTTTCAAGTATTATCAAACTTTGCAAACGATTACGGAGATGGAATAAAAGGAACAGACGATAATAGAGAAGGAGAAGTGCGCATGGTTTCCTCTGGAGCAATAACACCAAAACAAATGAAACGTGCAATGGTAGTTACAGCGGTTTTAAGCTTATTTGTAGCGTTGTTGTTAATTTTTGTTTCTTTCGGAAAAGAAAATTTCGGATATTCAGTATTGTTTTTTGTGCTCGGAATTGCTTCAATTGTAGCCGCAATAAAGTACACAGTTGGTAATTCGGCTTATGGTTATAGCGGATTTGGAGATGTATTCGTTTTCATTTTCTTCGGAGTTGTAGCAACTGTAGGAACTTATTTCTTGTACACAAAACAATTAAATTATGAGATTTTCTTACCAGCAATTTCAGTCGGATTATTATCAACAGCAGTGTTAAATCTCAATAATATGCGCGATAGAATTAACGATGCAAAAGTTGGGAAAAACACATTAGTTGTCAAAATTGGAAGTCAAAAAGCAAAAACTTATCATTACTTTTTAATTGTTGGAGCGTTGGTCTCAGCAGTAATTTATACATTCTTAAACTACAAATCACCATTGCAGTTTCTTTTTTTAATCGCATTTATTCCGTTGATTTTAAATATGATAACTGTCGGTAAAAATATCATTCACTCAGAATTAGATAGCGAACTTAAAAAAGTAGCGTTAAGCACATTTTTGTTTGCAATTTTATTCGGTTTAGGGCAAGTTATGTAA
- a CDS encoding N-acetylmuramoyl-L-alanine amidase family protein — protein sequence MNKILGVFIVIISFLLISPTAEAQKQYTIVLDAGHGGKDPGNLGNGYKEKDIALKVTLKVGKMLSDEKDIKVIYTRKTDVYPNLWKRGEIANKAKADLFVSIHCDSYQPRPEAHGAGTFVLGLRGNKKNFEIAKRENAFIVSEENYKDRYEGFDPNSSESVIGLSLLQEENLDKSLQVASIIQTDFTQKAKRKDRKVKQDNFQVLRETVMPSVLIELGFLTNKKEGAFLNSKKGQIKMATSIAKSIKEYIHQLKLNTVVTDVLVEDTVTSDVEFKIQIASGKNKIATKSYNFKGLQNVERIKIGSFYKYYYGNTSDYQQVKKSLSRAKQKGYKDAFVIALKNGEKVSVQDAISNQ from the coding sequence ATGAATAAAATTTTAGGAGTATTTATCGTTATTATTTCATTTTTATTGATTTCGCCTACGGCGGAAGCTCAAAAACAATATACAATTGTCTTAGATGCAGGTCATGGAGGAAAAGATCCTGGTAATCTTGGTAACGGTTATAAAGAAAAAGATATTGCTTTAAAAGTTACTTTAAAGGTTGGTAAAATGTTATCTGATGAAAAAGATATAAAAGTAATATACACAAGAAAAACAGATGTTTATCCTAATTTATGGAAGAGAGGAGAAATTGCTAATAAAGCAAAAGCAGATTTGTTTGTTTCTATACATTGCGATTCTTATCAGCCAAGACCTGAAGCTCATGGAGCAGGTACTTTTGTCTTAGGTTTAAGAGGTAATAAAAAGAATTTTGAGATTGCTAAGAGAGAAAATGCATTTATTGTTTCAGAAGAAAACTATAAAGATAGGTATGAAGGATTTGACCCCAATTCATCGGAATCGGTTATAGGTTTATCTCTTTTACAAGAAGAAAATTTAGATAAAAGTTTACAAGTAGCAAGTATAATTCAAACAGATTTCACGCAAAAAGCAAAACGAAAAGATAGAAAAGTAAAACAAGATAATTTTCAAGTTTTAAGAGAAACTGTAATGCCAAGTGTTTTAATTGAGTTAGGTTTTTTAACCAATAAAAAAGAAGGAGCTTTTCTAAACTCTAAAAAAGGCCAAATAAAAATGGCAACTTCTATTGCTAAATCGATAAAAGAATATATTCATCAACTGAAATTAAATACGGTTGTAACTGATGTTTTGGTTGAAGATACTGTTACCTCAGATGTTGAATTTAAAATACAAATTGCATCAGGAAAAAATAAAATTGCAACAAAATCATACAACTTTAAGGGCTTACAAAATGTAGAGAGAATTAAAATAGGTTCATTCTATAAATATTACTACGGAAATACATCTGATTATCAGCAAGTAAAAAAATCTTTATCAAGAGCTAAGCAGAAAGGATATAAAGATGCTTTTGTAATTGCACTTAAAAATGGAGAAAAAGTATCTGTACAAGATGCTATAAGTAACCAATAA